The window TCGAACAATTTACAGTCGCATTTTACGTCTCGATATCAACCCCGTATGACTTACACATATTTTGATTTCACCTTTTTATCGCTGCGAGCCACTGTGACTTTAAAACCATAGTAAGACCAAAATTTACCTTTCAATTCGTATCGCGAGTCGCGTAAAACGCGTCCATTAAATTTTCGGACAACGCTTCTGAATCATCCCACATAGTGTGTCGCAGAAATGTAATCCTTGGAAATGTGTTTCAAAAACGAGGTAAAGTGATATTAAACTTTGACATTGAGCATCGTCTGTTTAATGCCAGCTATTTTCAACTTACGATCTGATATTTATTTCGAGGGATTATATTGATACACGCAGACTCGGTACGAAGAACTGATTGTTCATTTTTTTACGTTCAACTACATTGAAATTGTAACGAATTTACAATTTCTGCTAATAAAATGATCCTGAGAAATATACGGACATTTGGTTTTGGAGTCTAAATACCTGTCATCAAAGCAAACCACTGAATTTCTATAATGTATACAATGCGTATATACTTATCTATATTTACACatttatgttaagaatgcgatatTATAGTACTTATAGAAAAAATGTTTTTTAATAAAACAATGGAATTACTCCGTATATTTATACGCGAGTCGTtcccataaaaaaaaaattcacgtaTCAACAAGTACCTTTTTTTATTAAGAACTTTGTGTATAGAGGATTTAGTTACCGTGTTTCCATCACGAAAAATGAGTCTTACGATTTTCAAGCAGTTTTTAAGATTTTGCACTACGTTTTTTCAATCCTTTCTTAACTTTCTTCTTAAATTCATTTAAGTCTATATCGTTCTTCTGCTCTTTGCTTTCTTTAGGCTTTTCCTCTGGCGGTACAAATGCCTGTGCCCTACGTTCTTGCCTCTTCTTCTCAGCCTCTTCGTGCTTGATGTCTTGTTCCCTCTTCCTCTTGGCCCTCTTCTGTTCCTCCTTCAAGAAGTATTCACCAGATGCTATCATCTTGTCTATCTTGCTCTCCTGCTGTGGCGGTGGGAACGGAGTATACGGTTTCTTCTCCTTCTTCTTTAGAGGCTGTTTCCGTTTACTGACATTCTTGCTGTTGAACTTTGGAAGGAATCTCTCCCAATTTTCGTTCATCAATTTTGGATCTTTAGCTAACTCCCTTTTAATCATTAATGCTTTAACGTTATAAATTGGATGGATATTTTTCATAGTATCTTCCACTATACGTCGAACTTGTTGAAGACCTTTGTAAGGACCTAACGCAGCTACTGTTTGTCCTTGCACAAGTACATAACAATTTGTAAGCAGTTCAATAGATTTCAAGGTACAACCATTGGGCCCGATAAGCCTCTGACGCCGCTTGACAAATTTTTCTCTGTTTCTAACTAACGAAGATATTTTTATGATATCTGAACCAATGTCATCCTGCAATACTCTGGTAGCTTGTTCGAAAGGAACGGACCGAGACAAAAGCTTAATCATGTCGCGAGCTTTGACAATAATATAAGGATCCCACGTTTTTCGCGTGGTTTTGACTGTCATACTACCTTCGATGAGATCCAATTCTGCCTTGACTGCATGCTCCTCCAAAGCTTTCTGAATCAGCGGCCAGTGTTCTTTCAAGTATTTTTCTCGGTATTTCGGGAACAATGTCGCAAACGAACTCTCTTCCAGCAGACGATGAGGATTGTCCTTGGGTGTGAAGTTCGGAATTTTCAGCGACCACGCATTGTCCACAGGTCCCGTTTGCTGTGGGCCGTCTTCTCTATCAGAGTCACTCATTTTTCACGTTTGCACTTTTTACTGTTTGATCATTACACCAAAATCACAGAAAGAAAGCGTCGATGAATGTGCATTAGGTTACGTTCACTTCTCAAAAACAAAGTTACTattctttaatttattaatatagttCTTGATCAATAGTTACGATAACAACCGATTCGCGAAAATTACACGTGAATTCTTAAAAGTGTTTTGAGTTCAAATGTaggttataatattaattagtaCACGCGCCACGGACCATGCGTGGAATAGATTCACGATGTGTCGTACGCTTCGTGGCTACCAGAGACCTCTCGTATCAGATTCAAAGTTAACGACAAAGTTACTAAGAAGAATATAAAGTAATTTGTTTTAATGTACTCTGTGAACGTTCTTCTATGTTTTATGCGTAAAGATACAAGAATACGATCGTTACGTCGGAAATATAGACACGAGATAACCTTACTAGACGCCAGCCGGTACTCGAATGATCTGCCCCTCCACAGCCACGAGTTCCCGAGCTCCTTCGGAGAGCTTCGGGAATTAGAGAAAGatggcgaatgtgagtcttccttctcgctcttggaATAGTTGAAATTCAAATTATGTAAATCAGCATACGATTTCgagtctcgactgcccagcGATTTTTATGTTCTGACCTATACTTATTACACCATAAACAAGCTAAAAAATAGACCTATCGTTTAATGGAAATTAAATTAATCGATTTTTACCAGGTCGATATTTTAGTTCGTgcaatcacagacgaggtatacgagtagacctttcacccaatgtattttttcaccaacagatttagaaatgaatttcaatccctgcatagtcaactcacatgtacttacgcacacgttacaactgtctgcccatcaacactaattcagtgattagtttctcaactgacaaggacgctaaaatcacctccgaatttttcgcACGGTATGGCAATTGTTCGAACTGATGTATAAAACGACatgtattaacaaaaattaacgaatagagaatgagtaatactacagatacgaaagttatacatatgtgtcttgataaatctaaaaattgattcataacagtgttatcagacggcagaccgGTGCCCAGAGTAAGCTTACCCCTCCATTTACACACACCAATTCACGGCCATGTGTACGTGAGCTTAGGTGCTTTGGACAGCTTtgggaattcaagaaagaaggcgaatgtgagtctttctttcttgctttcgaaacagctaaaatccgatttgtgtcaacctgcatacgattttcAGTCTCAActacccaggcatttttattttccgacctatgtatacctattacacataaacgaggtaaagaatagacctatcgttagtgggatgaacgctgtcgctgtaccacgagtgtcttataacatgagatacactcttccaaagtggaacgaaatgttaaaaagatcatgcatcaaattgtaagaggatcctcgtaagaaggctttaatcttcgtaatagttttaatgggtcgatgatcaacaatgactagcttatggtcactggtggtcaacagtgaggttgacatcaaggtcagcggtccagttaagatccagaaatggtcaagagatgggaccaatcgaaatagtattgttctttagatcaagcggttcttaactcttcacattgacattgtctccccactcttcgacttccccacttgaagactaccgctggacaaattcttcagtacccctggagcatccaggggaatcgggtctcgcgggccaaagtcaggccattcgtggagtgctgaccactggggggaccaggagtgaccaggactgaccaggactgaccagaactgaccagaactgaccactagtgaccagtgctgaccagtgcagatccgactactgaccactactgaccagtgccggaccgtgatgaccactggtaagaactatttaaaattgctctccccacttctattttgtcgtctgataccaattcaacgttatggaactgtctaacgcttttgctaaattacgaatcgtttcttatgttacagctggacctctggtgctgcttccttggtaatggtaactaatggtcaacaagtagtaagcccactttacttatttatattattatcacaaaattgaccggtttattttatttgtttggtcataattcggtgttgttttactgttcggttttatctggttattatgttttcctcctctatttctactactgccttattttttgaattggcataattgtgttggatcatgtaccatttttgtttccatattattttatgtattttgtttgtatattatttcatgaatttcgatgtcactaattagaataagatttttattcttattctatttcgctaagatattttgtttaattcttgggtattttcattctttgatttcatcgttggattttcaattctgcgttggattttcagtctttgtttctgttcgtctttgaagtttgtatggttcttcggacaatttttgtaatcattcgctattttacttcgactttatactctcgttacgcaagtataggtagaatattttgttcgtaacatgtgtaaattttgtacatttccttaggtaggtctagcatcgagaatcttatagattctcacttttaggtacatcagcacgacaaattattccatcgcttcgtctagtttgcatggtggttATTAAATTTCCCTTCGTATGTCATTAATatgtgtatcaattttagtttcagattattcgcagggacatcgagggagtacgccacatccgccgagggacatttaattctaagtcggttagatttaagcttcgtcgcgaatcttaaaattaacgtcgaagatttctttattttacatatttccgcgttctaccaagcaattattcaataagtagcttctcgttttctcgttccctcgttcctagcttcgatcaccgctgtttcatcgattgaaacacgtgatcggccgtgtatctggtccgaaagatctaatcgccttcccttggtaagcttgattgagggaaaacggcacttcgctggaaggtgtggagtttccgtattctgcggaaacgcataccttccagcggaagtcgactctgtctcaggtactctctctttgtcagacagcctaagtcgggtccttcgggctcccggcgggttgcgttggagaaatggagacctcgattcggagttgcagttctctgttttcttgttgagatcgagttagcaagggcagtaggttcgatcctcggatcagctgcacggttcagcgccgcgtcgcgtcgcgtcgcgtatcccacgatttagcttcatccctctttttaaccacataattgcttggtacaacatccaaggaactttgtttccttctatcgtccgaattttagcttcaacttgactagacttgagcttcgacgttaattttaagtccctattgtatgcgtctcccaatgttgccaagtaattatttaacaagtagcttctctcgactcgttctctcgtttcttgcttcggtcaccgctgtttcgccgaacgaaacatgtgatcggccgtccagtttgtccgaaagatctagtcgcctgcccatgatagatcgatttctagaaatagaaatcaatctaccaagggtagtgttgattcgatccgaagacctgctgcacggttcagcatcgcgtcgcgtcgcgtctccaacaatttagcttcatccctttttaaacaaaataattgcttggcatgactagtttctaaggatgtgaaagggagatcgatggaacttggattccatctatctctcttcgggtctccactcgcagcaacctcctcgtggtgagacctgggtaatattatttagcgtttaattaataatcgtatcgttcttagctgggtaatgcaattattaattaaaagctaaataatattagcaaattggctgcgatccgctttgcataggtcatcataaatatagagcttcttcgctagattatttttgattctcattgattcatcaaagattctagagtattgtcaaagacgaggtatacgagtagatctttcaaccaatgtattttttcggctcatttttatggggtctcgaaaccccattaccattttcgcgtcattcgcaacgttaccaacagattcagaaatgaattttaatcccttccatagtcaactcgcatgtatttacgcaaacactacagctgtttgcctatcaatactaattcagtgaatagtttctcaactgaccgccatccatgagaagaggacgctaaaatcacctccgaattttcaggtcggtatggcagtcagattgggccacgaaagtctactcgtatacctcgtctgtggtgcgATTTATACGCCTGTACCAGCAGCCAAGAACTTATCTGCTATCGGACATATACCTACTTTAGACAATATCACAGACGAATTTTGTCTGCGACAATACTGCTTTATCTGAAACTGAAAACATAATTTAAACAATGAAAATTTCAGTATTGAATTTCATcagattatttattataatacttACGTATGACGAATATAAATGGCCTCACATTTTTCATCTTGTTTCTCTTTTATCCATAAGTTGTAAAccctaaatttaaaaaatatatcagGAATCTACATTTTCTTTCGTAAATTAATCTTCCATGTTATAATTCTAGTTCCCTACAACTTTATAATTGTATTCGTTCTACagtatttctatttttaatcaaaagttttgcATTTAAACTCTGAAGAGGAGAAAGGGAAAACCCATAATCATTAACCAAAGTTATTCGTGCCTGATTACGAACATATGTCCACGCAAAATCAACTGGGGCAACGAATGATCAACGCACGGAATATCTATGACGCAGTTTATTATACAATTACAATATTCTTACTAATCATATTGTGATAATGATCGTAGTAATAGTGTATCCTagataacatgaactattccagATTGATATGACTTTATTTATACAACGCCACGGGCACACACGCACGCACACTCTCCCTTTCTCACGCTACCTATCGCTCTAGCTTCCGGTTTGATCCCCGAGGCGAGATCGACGCGGAACATCGAGGGCGGACGTCAAAAACGCGCGTCGCAATTAATTATTCCTAATCGTACTTCGCGATACCGATTCACCGGTCGCGGATGAACTCTTAAAAAGACTGCGAGTCTCGAGAATCGCTAATTCTTGGTACAAAATAATTTTGACGACTTTGTCATCGAACGAGGATTCTCCCCGTCGCCGCTAATctcttattaatattattattctttCGTTTAATCTTTTAAGAACTGTCATACCGTGCTCTTTATCTCTTTATCCTTTTCAGCTAACGTTCGTCTTCGTACTTTATAATATTATCGTTAATGGTATTCCTTTCTTAAGTAATTAAACGTTATTTCTACGCATCGAATCGAACGACGCGCGCGTCCATCATTATTTACGAGTTTACAACACATCGAATCGTTAGTAGGCTCCTATAGTAACGCTAGATTCCTCTCAGAAGACAGTTATACGTTTCTACTGATTGATTAGTCGGCTAACTTCGGTATACCCGGCTGCGTTTGGCTGCATTCACGGTCGCGCGTGCggccatattttttttttctttttaagtgGCTCGTTTATCGCGACTTTTTCGCGCAGTTTCTATATTATTCGCAGACGTATTTACAGAAAGAACGCGATGGGACGGTAGGAGCAAAATCTCGCGTATTTTCGCATCGAACATGAATAATCTGTCGCTGGAATGATACAAACGGAAAATATCAGGCTAATATACATTTTCGCGCGTTTGGAATCAAATTTGTTCGAATATTCCAACGAACAGTCCATTCCTTCGACTTTGTTCGAACACCAACAGTAAAAACAAACTAAGAAAACTGTGTTTCACGAAAATGATGATTAATACGTTCGTCGCCATAAGAAAATGAGGACTTCCAGCAGAGCTTTGAGAGTTCGTCAAAATTAAGTTGCAATTTCCGATTACAGGAAAGTATCGATGTTTTACCCGTTACAAGATCATATCGAAACTCACGTATTGTTTGTAGTATAGCAATCGTATTCGAGCGTGTGTTCGAAACTTATGATTTGCGACgattcaataaatattttacggtCCAAAATATTCGATGCATCCAAAAAGAAAACCAGGAAACAAAGGGTCATCGGTACACAGAAAAAAAATCAAAGGAACCA of the Colletes latitarsis isolate SP2378_abdomen chromosome 9, iyColLati1, whole genome shotgun sequence genome contains:
- the Dbe gene encoding KRR1 small subunit processome component homolog dbe translates to MSDSDREDGPQQTGPVDNAWSLKIPNFTPKDNPHRLLEESSFATLFPKYREKYLKEHWPLIQKALEEHAVKAELDLIEGSMTVKTTRKTWDPYIIVKARDMIKLLSRSVPFEQATRVLQDDIGSDIIKISSLVRNREKFVKRRQRLIGPNGCTLKSIELLTNCYVLVQGQTVAALGPYKGLQQVRRIVEDTMKNIHPIYNVKALMIKRELAKDPKLMNENWERFLPKFNSKNVSKRKQPLKKKEKKPYTPFPPPQQESKIDKMIASGEYFLKEEQKRAKRKREQDIKHEEAEKKRQERRAQAFVPPEEKPKESKEQKNDIDLNEFKKKVKKGLKKRSAKS